TTGTGAGACCTCATCAAAGGATGGTTTTGACCCGTAAACGAGGTCATCGACAAAGACTGCATAGTTTTTGTCGGCCTCTGCATCGGTTGTGAGAAGGTCGAGCTCATCTCGCAAAACACTCACCGGACGGTCCTTGAAAACGGCTCTATTGACATTCATGTGGATAAACTCGCCCTTTCATAGGGTAACTTTAAGTCAATCGGTCCACAAGCTAGCATCACCAGGGCCAGGGTAGCCTTAGCGGAGTGAAACCCATACGAGCGGGCAATGATGGAGCGAACCTTGGTGTTGAGTCCCTCGACCCTTCCATTGGATACCCCAAGTATGGCGGAGGCAAGTATTCCTTCTCTATGAGTACGGACGGTCTTTGATAACCGGATGAAACTTGATAGTCGTGAGCGTGAGGCTCGCTTGCACCAGTGATCGAGCATCTCATTCACCTCGTCGATTTCGAGGTCACCAGCAAAGATCGCCCGTAAGGACTCCTTCATCTCATAAGCTCGCCATAGAGCTCCTCCTCGTTGTTTGACAGCTAAGAGGGCTAGTCCTTGACGCTTGGTTAGGGTTCCTGGATTCTTCAATAGTGCCCACCGTGCCCCAGCGAACTTACGGGCATAGACAGGAGAGGGGAGCTTTCTCATCTCCCGCCAAAGGTCTTTGAGTACCTCCTCTAGGGCCTCGGTTCCCAACTTAACCACATGAAATGGATCGAGACAGATTTGGACGTTAGGTGCCTTCTCGCGGAAGGCCTTGGCAAAGGCTGGACCGAGATCCATGGTGGCTGCCTTTATCTTGGCAATCCGTTCTTCACCCAGGTCATCGAAGAATTCATCTAGACTCTTGGCACTTTTCCCCTCTGCCCCATAGACGATCTTGCCCGTCTCGTGATTGGTGACAAGCGTTAAGTAGTTGTGGTGTTTGCGGAAACTGATCTCGTCAACTCCGAGAATGAAGAGATTGTCAAGGCGGTTGGGATCGAGCTCTTCAGCGACGACTCGTTCACAGATCGTTCCTAGGCGTACGCCAGGCGACTCTGAGCAGTTTTGTCACCGTGGTCTTATCCATC
The sequence above is a segment of the Ferrimicrobium sp. genome. Coding sequences within it:
- a CDS encoding ISL3 family transposase, producing MCERVVAEELDPNRLDNLFILGVDEISFRKHHNYLTLVTNHETGKIVYGAEGKSAKSLDEFFDDLGEERIAKIKAATMDLGPAFAKAFREKAPNVQICLDPFHVVKLGTEALEEVLKDLWREMRKLPSPVYARKFAGARWALLKNPGTLTKRQGLALLAVKQRGGALWRAYEMKESLRAIFAGDLEIDEVNEMLDHWCKRASRSRLSSFIRLSKTVRTHREGILASAILGVSNGRVEGLNTKVRSIIARSYGFHSAKATLALVMLACGPIDLKLPYERASLST